From Impatiens glandulifera chromosome 7, dImpGla2.1, whole genome shotgun sequence:
ATTCAACTTCAGACCTCATCAAACTCACAGAGAAAGATAACGATAATTGAAAATGACGGATGTGATTCTTCACGTATACGATGTAACGAATAGCGGCTCAGATAAGACGAACAACACAATTCTACAGATCAACAAGATCTTCAAGGACGGAATCGGGATTGGTGGCATCTTCCACAGCGCCGTTCAGGTATCTCTCTCTTCCTAGAAAAATAACTGTCAGTCTATTCATCTGTTATTATTCTTCATTACCCAGTagaattatgaaattaattgattgattgatccCAGTTGTGATCTATGCTTTACTCTGACTATGTAATCTAGTGGTTTTCAAGGTTTTTATCTTCACAATGGATTCAAATCGGCAAGAAACTAATATTGGTATCCTTAAAACTCATTCGTTATGTACGAAAGTTAAGCAAAAGACAGTTAAACATACTGATTTTGATTCGTTTACTGCTTGTGTATTTATATATCTCGAAGTAAGCATCTATGTCTGCGAGAATTGATGGTTGAACTCCACCATTCACAAGTTTGGAGACATCTGCAACGAATGGTTTTATCATATTATCTGGGGATCTAATTGCCATTGAAAAAATTTTCAGTTTATTCGGACAATTTCCATAATACCCTTTCCAAATTGCCAGCAGCAACTTCTTTACTAAATATCTTCTTAAGAGGGCACCTATTACATTCCCCTCCTACTTTTCTTTTCAATCAAGTCCTAGATATCTATCCATATAACAACATAATCCTTGGATTTGGAAATTTATCTGCAAGTTTAATGAGATTTCTTGgcaaataaaattgaaatatatgatGGATGCCAGGTTCATGGAGAAGATGAATGGTCGTTTGGGTATTGTGAACAAGGCTCTGGAGTTTTTAGTTGCCCAGCTAGCAAGAATCCTATGTATACGTATCGTGAATATATAATCCTTGGGAAAACAAGCTTCCCCAAATTCAAGGTTAACCAGATCCTGAGAGAACTTAGTAGGGAGTGGTCTGGAGACTCATATGACTTGCTATCAAAAAACTGCAACCACTTTTGTGATGAGCTCTCTGAAAGGCTTGGTGTGCCTAAACCTCCTGGTAATAATCTTTTTCTTTACTTGTTTATTTGATCCGTTCAAAAAGTTTTCTATATTCTTTTGTGTTTCTCCCTTATCTAATACAATACTTTATTAGGTTTTGCCAATCTAGAGAATTTTATATACATAGTAGTCTGGAGTGGGTATAGTCTGTGTATTTGCTAGAAGTGTAGTTGTTTGGTGCTTTAGTTAGCATAGTATTCTTTGCAGTTTCTTTTGTCTTCTAGCTCTTGCTGCAGAGAGCTAAATTTAGCACAGTCTTGGAAATGTCTTTCTAATTTATTGAAATACTTCTATAACTTTAACCCCGGTTTGTATTTATGGCAAAGTGGGTACATCCGTTGGTAATACTTGGCATAAATACTGGAGGATATATTGTCTTTAAGTGCCTTTTTAATttgtcttttgttttctttaaggCATAACCTCATCATGTTtgaaaaattacaataaaatactGGAAGCCTACATGGTATCATAACAGGTTCTCTAAATATTGGCATAGCCCCTATTCTTTTGCCGCCTTCACCACCAATGGTCCACATAATTGTTGGAAAAGGGCTTCAATAgtccaattaatttttttttttctcaatttatcCATCAACAACGAACTTCAACAGTGGTAGGCGTATCAGTTGGCAGAGAGGAATTCAATagtccatttttttttctttctttttttgctATTTTCTTCCAGCATCAAACAAATCTTCAAATTTGCAGTAGTACCACATACTGTCATTCTCTGCAACACCCTTTTGCACCCATCAACAATCTCAGCTAATGACTCACTCATTTAACAACTCTAGAGCCATTTGTGCCCTAATTAGGTCACTTGGGGAAATTAAGCCAGGCCCTATTTGGGCCATCTCACTTCTGGCCAAATTCAATAGCTCATTTCAAAATTGAGCAGCCTGATTCAGCTTTGGGCCAAATTATCAACAACCAAAAGGTTTGACATCTTCTACATAGACACTGGACACTCCGAACCATCTTTTCACGCACTTCTACACACTGCAGTCTGCACACACTTCTGTGATTCCACTTTGTCACAAACTCGACATTGTCCTTCTGTGCACTTTTGTTGTTACCTCTAAGCCATCTCATTTGGGATGAATTAAACAACTAACGTGTCTCATTTGATTGATGAAAATATACTGCCCAGTTTGAAGGGTGTGtggaaaatataaatttaggcTAATCATGTTATTTCCCATAATTAGTGAGGTTTATTATGTGATTGATTAATTGATattcaattagaatatttagaTACTCCCTAGTATCCTTTCTTTTCGTAAGTAATCCTTCTTAAGTAGTCTTTTGCGTTCCTATTTAAGGCATagtttcattataattataatactgCTTAGATTGTATTTTCCACAATCTCCAATATACTTACATCATGTGCTAAATCTGTCCATCAATATGTTGCGATTAGTTTCATGCCACCATATATGCTCACTACCTACAGCTCCTCTTCTCTAGGTGGGTCAATATTGTTTTTGGACTTGTTctgataataatgataataaaggGCAAgtaatgtgaattttatttgtgaTGACATTTTAAAGTAAAACCAAAGTCATACAAAGAAATCATGTAAATTGTGAAGTTAATTTTGTCTTTGGTTCCTCAACTCCTTTCCTATCCATGAATTGAAGTCTTTTATGTTGGTCATGCTTGCTTATTAACAATGAAAGAGGACTTATAAAAATGTCCATTGAAAAGACAAAATATCAAAGAGAGATACATTTTCTTCTGTCCTTGACCCAAGAGAAAGGGTGTTTTTCTTATTGACTTCTGGAACAGGTTGGATCAACCGCTTTGCCCATGCTGGAGATGCTGCAGTGGAAATTGCAGAAAATACAGCATACAGAGTAAGTAGTAATCCTATTGTTACATagtttttgttttgctttcaAAATGTACCATGACCAATCATTTCTTTTCTAAAAGTGGATTATCTgaattaaatgactaaaatataaacaataaagtAGTGGTATTTTTAAAAGTCCCACAACTATCCTTTATTTAACAAGCAAAGAGGATCTTTTGTGTGTGAcaataatagattttttttatttagaaataaacctGAGTTTTggctaaaaatatattttgtatttaatatttaaaatgttgtaaAAAGTAAAGTAAGTgtaatttagtattttggttgaaGATTTGATTGATTAAGTGATTGATGATAGGATGATGGGTTAGTTGGGTTTACTTCATTAGACAAAGGCCCTACTAAATATCTTAAATCTGCTTGACTAAGGAGAATCAATCAGTTTTGTTGTgcattgtaaatatatatatatagtactaCAACATGGTTAGGGGGGGTAAATCTTGTAAATAAAGTTGAAGGCAAAGTTGTAGGGGAATTGTAATAGAAACTGGGATGTCGAATTAATTgattcatttttcttctttttttataaatattttcagttCAGACAAGCGAAAACAGAGATTGCATCAGCTAGTAAAGTGGCATACCATTTCCTTGTTAATATTGGTTCAAATTCTATGAAGACGGTTGATCAAGAATCAACAACAGGAGGAAATATAAATAGAGGAGGGATTCCTAAGTTCCAATCAAGCTGGTTCAAGAACCTTATTTCTGCAGGTGACAAACCCCCACCAGCAGCTTCAATTGATAATAGTACTAGGCTTGGACTAGAGAAGCAAGAGGAAACTGCTATGCTCCATCAACAAGACCAAATGTATGAGAGGCTCATATAAGAAGAGAAGAATTATGGCAAAATTAGAGGAGGATTCAAATTCATGTTCTTTTATTGGTTAATATTCTGCGCGACTGACTGTTAGCTATCTTGTCGTGTCCTTGCTGGAAACAATAGTTATTTTCATTCTCAACAATCTTTTTTTACATTTACCAATTATCTGCTTCTTAATTCTGTTCCAATTTCTTCATTACATTAACTATTGTtgattcttttttaatttaaattctatGATGCATCTCCTAGACTAAGAATGTccatacatttattatttttatttggaaattgattcaaattatatcccatttttttaattaaatttagaataatgaAAACACAGATTTGTTTAGCATTtttttctagatttttttttggcTAATATTGCCAAACTATCTTTATTGATCttaattaaatgaatgaaaaattgCAAAGATTATTGTCTATTTATATTTGTTACATTCTTGAAGAAAAAGttgtaaaaagtaaattatattattgaaattattatataagaGTTTCACTAACTAgtattaaaagtaattaatagttttaatttaactaattaatagtttattatattgttattattatttttatatcttccTCTCAAGGATAAAAACAAAGTTTCATCTTGACAAAATAAGTCCATAAAACATGGAACTACGATTATGCAACCATTGACTTGAAGAAAAAACTCTCAAATATTCTTTCAAACTACGATTATGCAACCATTGACTTGAAGAAGAAACTCTCAAATATTCTTTCAAACTACGATCATGCAACCATTGTCTTAAAGAAGAAACTCTCAAATATCcttaactttaaaattttgaaatgcaACCATTGTCTTAAAGAAGAAATTCTCAAATATCCTTAACTTTGGAGCTTCTCatattatgttaaaattttgaagaagaatatgtaaactgtaaatattaataagttattgtttcaaacaattacatatttCTTGTAAAGGAATTTCAaaattaactaactaatttaataaagtaactaaccaatattaaaactaattagtatttaaactgttattattattttttataaataacactGTTATTTTAAAggaacattttattaattttttttaatagagtaACAATTTTGTTAATCcaacatttatatttaaatgatacaTAACTATAGTAAAAACAATGATGggtaatgattttgagaagatgataatattttttttagtaaaagatttaaaagatattaatatatataataaaataaaaaataataatttaaaataaatggtattttagtatattttgttaataaactGATTAATTTGATGAATGAAGAAGTAGTAAAGTaatgtttagttttttttttttttagttatttgaattccttaaattttgagtatatcaaaatcaatcatattgaaaagacaaaataaaaaaacttttaataattttcttgatgttattttgataattctcctctttaacaaatcaaattatttaaatattatttaaaaaacaactaTCCTTTTCATTTATcccttaattatttaaatagagGAGGGATTCCTAAGTTCcaattaacaattaatttattaaaaattattttatttaattattttttattaaatattaattcaatttaaatatttttacttaataaacaaattttcataatcctaattaaaaaaaaatattttaaataacacaaaataaaaaatgtcttaaattCATTCTAAATGAGAGGAGGAGAAAGGTGACTATCAAATCCACATAAGGAGattcaaaaaatcaaataatatattacagtAATAAAGATATGTAAGTTTAATAAGGGGAAATTTCACGAGATAACCATAATAATGACCACCTGAAAAATGACTGATAATGTTGGTAAAAATGACTTTTTTGGTATGAACAAAGTTTAAAACACCACTTCGTGTCGCGAAACACATATTCTTGTGATGCGAAAAAGTGGCATGTGAAATGTCCAGAATGcccttaatatttattatattttttctcttttttctcttttttctcgtTCTCTCTTCTCGGTCTTCTCCACTTTCTCTTTAAACCTAAacctaataattttaataatctaatgCTCTAATTTCTTCAACTTATCATCTTCAGGTAGGGAGGATGTCGTCTTCTTCGATTTAAGGAGGTTGTCTTAATCTTCTTCAGGAGGTCAATTCCAAAGTCCAAGCTATCGACTTCAAGCAACCAATTCGATTAGTCTAAACCAAAAACCATCCGCCTTCGTTAATTGGGAAACCACCGTcagtagtttttttttaattgtctaGCTAATAAATTTCTAGAAATCGTGATATCTCTATTAGAAATTTTAGTTCCAAGTTTTTTTATATTGCTCGCGTCGTGAGCGTATCGCGTCACGAGAGCATAGAACTACGTCACGTGAAACGTGGAAGGCGAAGAGACGAACCATACTCTCGTGACGCGAaccatattattatttattcattcactATTTTCAATTACAGCTGAAGTAGTTGaagtatttattttgtattatttgtcATGAATACGATTGGGATATTCCTAAAATTATGAAACAACTCGTGTGCCTAAACCATTTGTTAAGGTTAAGAAATGACGGACAATAATaaagcgtaggtcatctcaAAGTGAGGTCTTTAAGGTCTggagacgatgcagctcat
This genomic window contains:
- the LOC124910766 gene encoding deSI-like protein At4g17486, producing the protein MTDVILHVYDVTNSGSDKTNNTILQINKIFKDGIGIGGIFHSAVQVHGEDEWSFGYCEQGSGVFSCPASKNPMYTYREYIILGKTSFPKFKVNQILRELSREWSGDSYDLLSKNCNHFCDELSERLGVPKPPGWINRFAHAGDAAVEIAENTAYRFRQAKTEIASASKVAYHFLVNIGSNSMKTVDQESTTGGNINRGGIPKFQSSWFKNLISAGDKPPPAASIDNSTRLGLEKQEETAMLHQQDQMYERLI